CAGTGGATTTATATGCTGCGTTATCAAATAGGAGGTCAACCACTTGAAAAATAAAGAATCATTTGTATTCGTCACAATCCCACTATCCGAGATCAAGAAATTCATTCTTATTGACTTTGTAGCTGGAACGGTCATTTACTTTGCCATTAGGTTTCCCTTACATTCCTTTATAGCCGCCTCAGCCGGCAGCATGTTCGGCCCAATACTTATTCGCCAATCCATGAAATTGGTTCAGAATCGCGCTAAAGCTTAAACCATAAAAGGCAAGCTTTCAACCTTGCTGTATGTATTTTAGAAATTGTTCAATCTGTTTTTTATGATGCTTATCATGTGGTATAAAACTTCTCATATACTTGCGAACACTGAACTTCTTGCGGTCTCCATCCTTATATTCCAAATCACATTCTTCATCCGATAATCCAGAGACTGCATCTAAAATTCTAGATCTGTAGAGCACAAATTGTTCAATCAAGGTTTGCTTGGATAACAATTTGGCATACTCAATCGCGTTAGCATTAAATTCGTTAAAATCCAAATGTTTCGTTGTTAGTGGTTCTTTCAAAATAATCTTCTTAATAGCACCTTCATAGAAATATTTATCCCAGAGCATGAGGTGACAGAGAATATCCTTCACGGTCCATTTACCAGTAGCTATGGGCTTATCCCAATGTTTATCTGGCACCTCTTCTAATGATTTCACGAATGGAATAAGAGACTTAAATTCGAGTATCATTTGCTCCTTTGATTTTACTGCCATAGAAGCTAACCTCCGTGTGAATATAAAATAGAATAGCAAAAATATTATGCAGCATCATCCTTAGAAGCAGTTATTAGATCAGCCTCAGTAGATTCTGGATTCAGCCAAATCTCAATCATATCATGGGTACGCTTTACATCATTTTCATCGAGTATATAATACCATTGATCCGTATGTTTTCCTTCCCCTTGGAGCATATGACTCGTTATTTCAGGGGTTCCACCTTCAAGAATTACCTTCTTAGCCAAATCCAAAATAAAATCTGACTTCATATTGGTTTTAAAGTTACTGCCAGCAATTTCAATAATGTTCTGTATATTAAGAATATTATCTATTCTTTTCATCCGATCAAGCGCTGCTTTTAGGAAAATCCGTTGTCTCTCTGTTCGCTTAAAATCAGAATCTTCCCGATATCTTACATACATTAAAGCTTCCTTACCGGAATAGATCGCTTTGTTCGGCTCAATTCTTAGTTTCTCATGATCGGGGCTCTTATTCTCTATCACCTTGGTGATTGGAAGCACCACTCCTCCAAGAGCATCTGTAACACCCACAAGCCCATTAAAATTAATAGTAGCATAGTAATCAATAGGTGTGTTCAGTAGATTCTTAACGGTATCCACACTCATCTGAGGACCACCGTAGGAATGCGCTGCATTAATCTTGGTTTCTTTTCGTGCTCCTTTGATATTTTCTGCTCCAATAATTTCAGTATATGAATCACGGGGAATGGAGACGAGCAGTGCTTTATGGTCTACAGGTCGAATAACTGTATAAATAATAGAATCAGATAGTCCGTTTTCTTTGCCACGCTGATCGGTGCCTAGTAGAAGGATAGAGAAAGGACGGTCTTTATTTTCCGTCGTTGCTTGTATTCCAGATTCTTCAGTGTCTTCCAACGGCACATAGGACTCTTCAAGGGTGTGTTCAATAGTGGGTGCTACAACATTATTAAACCCAAAAATCATTAGTTCTTTACGGAAAATAAAGGATCCTAGCCCAACAAGAAGTAAGGTAGCGATCGAAAAATACCAAATCTTCATTTTCTTGCTGATTTTATTCTTTTTCACTTTCTTTTTCTCGATTCTACTTAAAGCAAATGAAGCAGGTGGATGAGTGCTCTGTTTATTTTTCATTTGAATGAATTACCCTTTCTGTTTATGCGACTTCTCACCATTAATGAACATCACTTTTTATTTGTGCCTACCCTCCATTACCTAAATATCCCATTATTATAGACGATCATTGGATCGATAAGTTTCTTTTTATAAGAAATTTTTGAGGCAAAAAAAAGACCACATCCTATCAAGGATGGGTCTGCTAAGTTTATTGAGGTTACATTAGGTTTTGTTCAGGATCGTATCGATTTCACTTTTCAGTAAAAGATACCTGACAACACTTCTCATAATTGGGACTTTGGTTAACTTATGCTGGTCTACATAGCTTTTCATTTGATCTTTAGACAGACCAAGCAAGCTACCGGCTTCAGACACAGTCAATACTTCTTTGTTGCTTGTAGCGTTAAAGGTTTTCTTCACTTTTAAATTCCAGTCTTCAAACACCTGCACTTACATCCGCCACCTTTCTACTAAGCGAGAAATATAAGACATAAAGTATTGTGTGAAACTTATAATTTCTTATATTTAAAAAAATCCCCAAACTATAAGTTTGGGGATTTTTTTCACAACTTTAGAGTTTTACAACATTCTCAGCTTGTTGACCACGATTGCCTTGAACTACGTTAAATTCTACACGTTGTCCTTCATCCAAAGACTTGAATCCGTCACCAGTGATTGCGCTGAAATGTACGAATACGTCTTCTCCGCCTTCAACCTCGATAAAACCAAAGCCTTTGTCTGCGTTAAACCATTTCACTGTTCCTGTTTGCATAATATAATTACCACCTTTTTTAATTTACATGTTATTCTTATCCCAAAAAAATCTCTTACAAAATCTCTAAAAAAATAAAAATTCACATATGGTACAAGGTTATTGTCATCTTAAGAATAACCCTCTACGCTATGTGAATTAGCAGGTAACTACTTTCGATATATTGATTATAGCACATCCGATGGCATGTAGATACCTTTTAGATTATGTAATAAATGGAAAAAACCCTGATCCTTTAGAAAAGGACAGGGTTTCCCACCTGTAATCACGATATCACATCAGTTTAAATTTTAAAATAAGACAATTTGTCCAGCAAATCTTGCACCATTGAGCTGAGGGATTCCGTCGAAGCTGAGATTTCTTCCATAGAAGCAAGCTGCTCCTCTGAGGCTGCTGCAACACTTTGTGAATCTGCGGACGCTTCTGATGCAAGTTCGGCTAATACTTTTACACTAGCTGAAATTTGCTCTGTACCAGCAGTCATCTGCTGTGCAGCTGCAGATACTTCCTGAATCTGATCTGTAACCTGTGTCATTTCAGCAAGAATCGATGTAAACAAAAGATCACTGTCAGATACACCCTGCACACCGATACGTACTTGCTCATTACCAACAGCCATAGCCTGTGAGGCTTGATTAGTATCTTGGACCACATGTTCGACTAATTCAGTAACTTGTTCGGCAGCTTGTTTCGTTTGATCCGCCAACATGCGTATTTCCGAAGCTACTACAGCAAATCCACGACCTTGTTCACCCACTCTGGATGCTTCAATTGCTGCGTTTAATGCCAATAGATTAGTCTGCTTACTAATATTTGAGATCAGACCAATAATCCCACTAATCTGTACAGATCTTTCACCTAGTCGTTCAATCGCCAGACTGGTCTCGTCCACGGATTGCTTAAGCTCTGTCATCTGGTTCACCGCCATTTGAAGCTGTGCACTGCCTCTCTTCGTTTGATCGGTTACTTCGTCTGCAGATGCAGACACCGCTGATGAAGAGTCAGCGATACGTTGCACTCCAATGCTAAGATCGCTCATGGCCAGAGAAGATTCTCCTGCATAACCATTCTGCAGTTGCGCTCCCTCGGCGACTCGTCCAATAGCCACAGCAATCTGTTCAGCAGCTTTCCCTGTCTGTTCCGCGTTCGCTGTCAACTCTTCAGAAGTAGCACCCACTGACATCGATAAATCAGCCACAATTCCAAACATTTCTCGAAGCTTATATGTCATCTGATTAAAATGTGAAGACATCTTACCGAATTCATCATCATTTCGAACCTGCAATGTTTGTGTTAAGTCCCCTTGAGCCATAAGCTGCAATTTCTCAGATAATACTCGAAGCGGTTTGATCACCATTAACCATAATTGTAAGACTATAACTATTCCTAGAATCAGCATCCCAACAATCATGATAATAAATGATTCTGTTTTCGTTTGTTCGTAATCAGCCATGATTGTGGCTTTAGGAATCGCAGTCTGCGTATACCATACCTGATCGCTTTCTGGCAGTGGAATCGGAACAAAAATACGAAGTACATTTTCTCCTTTCGAATTATTGGTGTACCCCTGAACCGACTTCCCATTCTTCACTTGTCTCCACAGTGCAGCTTTCTCTTCCGTATCACCGAAATCTTTAAGTACACTTTCTGGATCATTAGGATTAGCTGCATATTTGCCATTACCCGTGACTAGAGAAACGTATCCACCCATAGGTTTATATTTATCAGCATCCTCCTGGAGCTTTGATAACGAAACATCAAATCCTACCGTCCCAAGAAAAGTGCCCGATTTGTCCAAAATGGGCAGCATAACCGAAATCATCTCTATAGCCCCACCAGTCGTCTCATAGGAATAGGGTTCAATGTAGATCGGTTTTTTCTCTTTTTTAGGTAAAAGGTAATAATCACCCGCACCTTCTACATCGTAATTCTTTAAGGGTTCAACCGTTATTGAACCTTGATTCCTAAGAACATAAGGAATAAAACGCCCCGTACCATCATCATACGGCATCTTATTGATATTAGCCTGATCGTTTTGATCGAAGGCATTCGGTTCCCACACTGTACTAATTGCAAAAAGCTCGGGTCTATTCTCAAGCATCGATTTCATTGTTGAAATAACTTCTTCACGACTCAAAGTTTGATGTTCTCTTGATTCAACCAGTACTTCTGTGAATACCTTTGCTGCCGACTCTATGTCTACCATACTATTCTGAATAGTTTCCGCATAACTTCGTCCAGCAACTTCCGCCTCTAGTTCACCATTCGATATGCTCACACTTCGAAGATTAAGCAGATTCGCGATTAGACTAAAGAAAAAGATAACAATGATAACTAAACTTACTACCAGAACAAATTTAACCGTTAAAGAAAGCCTACGATATAACGCCATCTGAACAACTCCACTCTAGGATAATATACCTTATCTTTAATCGACAAAATACGACTATCACTAAATAGGTCTTTTCACCTATAATTAAATAATAAAATTTAAAACACCTATCCCTTCAAAAAGTATGTTTAAATAAAAGTAGCCTAACTAAAAAAATCTCAATACAAAGGAGTTCATGCCGATGGAAATATCCTCTTTTTTGTTGCCTAAAGATCAAGTTGCCTATATCACTAACTCACTATCCATGCTGGAAGCCTTAGAACAATTAGAGCAGCACCATTATACGGCTATCCCTATTATTGATAATGAAGGAAAATATGTAGGAACACTTTCGGAAGGTGATCTATTGTGGAAGCTGAAAAACACAGCAGGTCTAACTTTTGACAATATAGGAGAAGTTCCAGTAAGCGATATCCAGAAGCATGTTCATAACGAGAGCGTTCTCATAAATGCCGAAATGGAGGATATGCTGACGCTCGCCGCAGATCAGAATTTTGTTCCTGTGATTGATAAAGAAGGCGTGTTTGTCGGAATTATTCGTCGAAAAGATATCATTGAATATTATACTCGCAACATTACTGATTAACTGATTAGTTGAACAACAAAAAGACCTGATCAGCAACATCATGAGAAGATGAAGCTAATCAGGTCTATTTTCTACCCTAAATTATAGTTCAGTCAGGATAATGGTTCCTTGAGGGGTGATAGCTAATGTATGTTCATACTGTGCTGACAGACCGCCGTCAATGGTACGTGCAGTCCAACCATCCGCATCAATCTTTGTCCTGTAGCTGCCTGTGTTCAGCATCGGTTCAATGGTAAATACCATCCCCTCTTTAAGACGAGGTCCTCTGCCAGCCGGACCATAGTGAGGTACTTCTGGTGCTTCATGCATTTCTGAACCAATCCCATGGCCAATAAAATCACGCACAACTGAAAAACCATTAGACTCTGCGTAAACTTGAATAGCATGAGCGACATCCCCGATACGGTTGCCTGCAACTGCCTGCTCGATACCACGGAATAAAGATTCTTTTGTGGTGTCTAGCAATTTAGTCGCCTGCTCACTAATGTTGCCAATCCCATATGACCAAGCGGAATCTGCCAACCAGCCATCTAAGTTAACTACCATGTCTATGGTTACTATATCTCCATCTTTAAGTGGTTCCTTCTTCGGAAATCCGTGGCAGATTACATCATTTACAGATGCACAGGTTGCATACGGATATCCGTTATATCCCTTTTGCTCAGGAGTCGCTCCTTGAGACAGTATAAATTTTTCTGCAAATTCATCAATCTCCCAGGTAGTAATTCCCGGCTGTAGAATTTGCGCAATTTGACGATGACATTCAGCGAGAATTTTTCCCGCCGCACGCATTTTTTCGATCTCTTCCATCGTTTTCATGATAATCATAATATCGCCTCTTCTGTACAGAACACATCACTCTCGGGCAATGGCTCTTCTTTTGTATTTAGTTTCCCCTTTATATTATGAAAGAAAAACACGAGAAATCCAAATCATTAAGCAAAAAAAAATATTTATTCCTGTCTGAAACTAAAAAACTCCCCTTATTCTTATGAAAATGTGGTTAGGGTAAGGCCAACCAACAAAGAGGTGTCCCAGCAGCCATAATGCAGGCTCTGGGACACCCATTTCAGTCTAAATTAGATTAGTCATGAAAATTAAGACCTGACGAAACCACTTTGACATAACCTGCACGGATCACGAAATCTCCAAAATGCTCGCTATGCAGACGTTCTTTTGAATAACGATGAAGAATTGGCTCCAGCGTCTCCAGAATTTCTTTTTCATCTATGTTTTCTTTATACATTTTGTTCAAGCGATCTCCTGTAAACCCTGCTCCCAAGTACATATTATATCTGCCTGGACCTTTACCAATAAACGAGATTTCGCCTAGTGCCGGTCTTGCACACCCATTAGGACAGCCTGTCATCCGGATCACGATTTCCTCATCGCGTAGACCAGCTTCATCAAGGACAAGTTCTAGCTTATCAATCAACGAAGGCAAATAACGTTCTGCTTCAGCCATTGCAAGTCCGCAGGTTGGTAGCGCCACACAAGACATCGAACTGCGTCGTAGCGCAGACAGATGAGCTCCGTCCGTAAGTCCATGCTGTTTAGCCAGCTCAGCCACTTTTCGCTTTTTGGCAGTGGTTACGTTAGCAATCGTTAAATTCTGATTCGGCGTAAGCCGGAAATCCCCGGTATGAATCTTGGCAATTTCCCGCAGTCCAGTCATCAACGTGTACCCTTCTTGGTCATGAATCCGTCCGCTTTGGATATAAAGCGTCAAATTCCATTTTCCATTCGTACCCTTCACCCAGCCATAGCGGTCTCCATTATGGTCGAAATGGTACTCACGTGCCGCCTCAAGCTGCCATCCGAGTCTTTCATGCAGCTCATCGACAAACCATTCCAGACCGTGGCGGTCAATCGTATACTTGAACCGTGCATTTTTGCGGACAGAACGATTTCCATAGTCCCGCTGAATCGTTACTGTCTTCTCCGCTACATCGATTAATTGATCAGGACGGCAAAAACCAATGATACGGCCAAGCTGAGGATACGTGCTGGTATCGCCATGCGTCATTCCCATACCACCGCCTACAGAAACGTTGAACCCTACCAGCTTATCATTCTCAAGAATAGCGATGAAGCCTAGATCCTGCGAGAACACATCTACGTCATTTGAAGGAGGCACCGCAAGACCAATCTTGAATTTACGCGGTAAATATACCGGACCATAGATCGGTTCAACTTCTGCCCGATCTCCTAAACTATCCACTACCTTTTCACCGTCTAGCCAAATTTCATGGTAAGCGGGAGTACGTGGGGATAGATGATCACTAACTTTGCGCGCCCATTCATAGACTTCTGCATGCACCTCAGATTGATAAGGATTCGGATTGCTCATTACGTTACGGTTGACATCCCCACAAGCTGCAAGGGTTGTCATTAGCGTATCATTGATGCTTCGAATGGTTTTTTTTAAGTTCCATTTGAGAACGCCATGCATTTGAAATGCCTGTCTTGTAGTCAGACGTAAGGTTCCGTTACCATACTTCTGTGCCAGATCATCCATCACCAGCCATTGTTCCGGTGTAGCTACACCACCTGGGGCAACTACGCGGAGCATAAACTGGAATGCTGGCTCCAGCTTCTGACGTTCCCGTTCATTGCGCAAATCTCTGTCATCCTGCATATAGCTTCCGTGAAATTTAAGCAGCCGATTATCATCTTCAGGTAGACCACCCGTAATCGGATTGCTTAGTGTCTCAACTAATGCACCCCGCAGATAGTTACTCTCCGATTTAATATGCTCAACATCACTTGGAGGCCCGCCGATCGGCTTAACCTTCTCATTGTTTGCCATTGTTGTTATCTCCCCCCGAAGTCATTCGATAACTCCATCTATCCATTAATAGACATCACGCTGGTAACGCTGCGTCTGTTGCATATCTTCCAGATAAGCCGCTGCCGCTTCAGGGCTCAGTCCGCCCTCACTCTGAATCACCGTAAGCAGTGCAGAATGAACATCATGCGCCATGTACTTCTCGTCACCGCAAACGTAGATATGAGCACCTTCTTGCAGCCATTCATAAACCTCACGACTTTTTTGTAAAATGCGATGTTGTACATATACTTTCTCTTCGGTATCACGTGAGAAGGCGACATCCAGCTTACTTAGAACGCCATCCTTTAGCATTCTCTGCCAATCAGTCTGATACAGGAAATCTGTTACAAAATGCCGATCCCCATAGAACAGCCAAGATTTCCCTTCCGCTCCCAGTTCTCCACGTTCCTCTAGGAAAGAGCGGAATGGTGCAACACCTGTGCCTGGTCCGATCATGATGATCGGCGCATCCGGATTAGTCGGCAGCTTAAAGTTAGGATTATGCTGAATGTAAATAGGCAATGTATCTCCCGGCTCTACTCTTTCTGCGCAATGCACTGAGCAGACACCGTAACGTTCCCTACCGTGAGCCTCATAACGTACAGCTCTGACGGTTAGATGAACCTCATCCGGGTTAGCTTTATAACTGCTGGCGATAGAATATAGGCGTGCAGGAAGCTTCCGCAAAATCGTCACAAAACTGCTGGCTGGACCTTCCCACGGTGAGAAGTCCTGGATCAAATCGAGTAGATCGCGTCCTTGAATATACGCTTTAAGCTCCGAAGCACGGTCTGGAGCTAATAACTCACTCAGCTTGTTTGAAGCAGACAGCTTTGCCGCTTGCTCCAGCAAAGGTCTGGTCAATACAGTGATTTCATAATGATGCAAAAGTGCCTCACGTAAGGCTCCTTCATCACCTTTCTTATTAAACGGAACCTTATCATTAGGATTCCAGCCCATAGTATGAATAATAGCGTCCACCAGTTCAGGATGATTCTCTGGGTAAACTCCCAGTGCATCCCCAGGTTCAAACTGTATATTAGAGCCTTCAAGCGATAGTTCCAAATGGCGAGTCTCCCTGTCCGAACCGCGTCCGTTCAAATTCAGATTCTCCAGTACCTCTGCCTTAAAAGGATTATTACGAGTATATAGAGGTTCTTGTGACTCTGCGTCCTCCGCGGCTTGAACCGCTTTTGCAGCAATGGCTGGAGCATTTAAATTTGCATTTAATGCACCAATTACACCTTCAAACCATTCGGCAACGGAATCGTCATAATCGAGATCACAATCTACACGTGGACTTAGAGGCTTACCACCAAGCTCCTCTAACCTCTGATCGAACTCTTTACCCGTCTGACAGAAAAATTCATAAGAGGTGTCTCCCAGAGCCAGAACTGAAAACCGTAGGTTCTCTAATTGAGGAGCTCTTTTACTGTAAATAAATTCATGAAAAATCCTTGCATTATCAGGTGGTTCACCTTCTCCATGAGTACTCACCAATAGAAGTAGATTCTCAACCTTTTTAAGCGCTGTAGGTTTGAAATTGTTCATCGCGGAGAGTGTGACCTGAAATCCTTGCTCTTCCAGCTTGCGGGACAAGCTCCCCGCAAGTCGCTGGCAATTCCCCGTTTGCGAACCAAATAATATGGTCACTTCCCGTGAGGCTGCTGGTTGGCTCGTTACGGAAGCGCCAACCTCTGTGTTTCCAATCGTATTCGATGGCACTTGAAGTTCAGCACCTGCTGGCGCTGCCGCCGTAGTACGTCCAATCGCGGACAAAAATCCACTAAGCCATATTTGCTGCGTCTCCGTTAAGGTTGGTAGAAGACGATTGAGAAGCTCGACTTGGTTCTCGTTAAAAGGACTGTTCGTTACCTGTAGTTGCAACAATATCCATCTCTCCTAAACATGAAATCTGGTTATGATCCGTGCCTCAATTGAATTTATCTGAGCCTTTTTTAGAACCTCATAAAATCAGGCTATCACAATATTTGTAAACGATCAATGAAGTCATTTTCACCTAAAAATTGTTAATTATTGAAAAAGTATCAATAAAGTACGTAAAAACCGATCAAAACAGTATGATTTGCTCTGTTTTGATCGGTTTCATTATAAAAAATGATACTATTTATAAAATATTGTGATAAATAAAAACTATAAATCCTTCTTACTTTCGGGAAATAATACCTCGCCTACCCCTGTCTTTATCTTCACAATCTCTTCAAGCGTATTTGATAACTCACCTGGCGGATAAGGCTTCGTCAAATACTTCTGTATCACATCATTCAATTGGTTCTTATCTGATTGATCCAGAGCAGAAGAGATAACAATCGGAATATTCTCTGTTCTCGAATCCTCTTTTAGCATTCGGATCAAATCCCAGCCGTCCAGTTCTTCACCAAGCATCAAATCAACCACGATCGCAACAAATGGTGTTTTCAAGGCCTGATCAAAAGCTTGCTGTGGATGATAGTGATGGGTAACACGGAACCCCTTCCCTTTTAGCTCTTCTGATAAAAGCAACGAAAGACTATAATCATCTTCAACAATCATTACATTAGGTTTGAGCTCTTTATCGGCATTCCATTTATTCAGCTCATCTTGCTGCCGGCTTGCTTCTGCATTAAGGATTGGAAGGCTAAACCAAACGGTTGTCCCTTCACCCTCTACCGAATCAATACCGATGGTTCCCTTTTGTTTCTCAATAATTTCTTTACAGATGGCAAGACCGAGACCTGTTCCACCAATTCTTTTGGAGGCGCTGTTGTCCACTCGTCTGAATTTTTGGAATAGCTGTCCGATTTGATCCTTTGGAATGCCCAGACCATTATCCTGGATACGCACAATAATATGATCCGGCTCATTATGCAGCAGTACCTTCACTTCATTGTTAGAGGGTGAGAACTTGATCGCATTACTTAACAAATTTGTTAGAACTTGGACGATCTTATCCTTGTCCACATCTACCTCCGCATTCAGAGCCTCATCCACCAATAGCACATGATGTGTGCTACTAAGTTTATATTGATCGATAACCCCAAGGACAATTTCACTAAGATTTACATGCTCCGTGATATACTGCTGCTTCCCTGACTCCATTCTCTGCAGATCCAGAAAATCATTAATAAGCTCAGTCAACCGCTTCGCTTCCTTATGAATCGTCTCCAAATACTTCAGCTGCTTCTCAGGCTTCATGGTTTTGGACAATAGCAGTTCCGTGAATCCTAATACACTCGACAATGGCGTTCTCAGCTCATGACTTACCGTACTGACAAGATCAGATTTCATAAGATCCAGCTCGTACTCCCTAGTGATATCTCTATATACAAACAATGTACCAATTCTAAGCTCCCGACGGAAAACAGGAATCGCATAAACATCAATATGCTTCTTGGATTCCGTTCCAATGGAGTATTGCATACTGCTAGACTCCAGAGCATCCTCAGAGATTGCCTGTTCAAAAAACGACCGAAGTTCATGGTTCTCATTCGAGCGTTCGATGAAATAATCCATCCATTCTTTTCTAGGAGTCAGTGTACCTTCGATCCAGTCATAGTTAACGATGTTGCACAGCGCCTTATTCATCTGAAGCATCACGCCTTCTGTACTCACGAACTGAATGCCTTCGTTTACGTTATTCACGATATCGCGGTTCAGCTTTCGCCCATGTTCAATCTCTTCGTACATGAACAAACGTTCAATCGCCAGAGCTACGCGATTCATCATTCCTTGAACCTCATTAATCTCTTCTTTACTGAAAGAATGTCCAATCCGGGTCCCGCAAAATACAGCTAGAATCTCATCTTCTGCATTTACAACAGTGGTATAGAAATCATAACAGTAGACCTCATCCGCAGAAATCCCCTGTTCCGATTGCGTAGCTAGACGCTTAATCAGATAGGTTTTTTCCGTCTTCAAACGATATAACATTTCATTGTTCTCATTATCGAGATAACGCTCTACATTTTCCTGAGGAATCCCTTTAACAGCCGCGATCTTATCTTTTACAAGAAGGAAGAAACTCGAATCAAATGAATACAGGTGATGCATGAACTGAATAAACTTATCTGCAAATTCATGTTTATCTAAGGTGTAAGTAATGTCATGATTCAACTGATTATTAAGCTCAAGCATTTTTTTTGTCTGTTCCGTATTCTTCAGCGTTTCCGCTAGCTCCAGCTGTACACTCTTCATAGAGGTGACATCATACGCGATAAAAATGTACTGATAAATCACACCCTCATTGTTCAGATACGGCACGACAGTCAGATGCATCCAGATTGGCGATCCGTCTTTAGTCAGAATCTGGAGTTCATTGCTCCATACCCCGCCCGTATATAATTTGTTGAAGATCTTCTGCATTTGTTCTCTAGAAATATTATAGAGTTCAAATAACTTATAGGTAAAACCGATAATTTCAGAATTTTTATAGCCGGTATATTTACTTAAATTATCATTCGCGTAGGTAAATACGCCTTTATCTGTAAGGATCCCCACCGCTGAGGATTGATCGAGTGCCTTCATCATACTCTCTATTTCACTAAGCGAACGTTGCAGTCTATACTGCTGATCCTGAAGTTCATCTTGCTGCGCGTGCAGCTCTTCATTCTGCATCATCAATTCTTCTTCTTTGTCCTGAATACTTCTGGCCATATTTAGAAATGCATTATAAAGCCGACCAATCTCATCTTGATGCTTAAGCTTGCCGAGAAGAATTTCCTCACCGGCAGCCAAGGAATGAGTGGCCCCTTCCAGCTTCAAAATAGGATTAATCAAATTCTTAAGAATCCGCCAGATCATAAAGGTAAAGAACAGTAGAATAATCGTGCTAAAAAAGAAGGCGATAAAGGTGAATTCGTTAGCTCGTTTAATATAATCCATAGCCATGGTATTTAATGCTGCATCGGATCGCTGTCTGTACTCTTTCGTATACGTTAGAAAATCATTCACTGATTTAGTAATACCATCTCCGGATAGTACTCTTAAAGCAGC
This genomic stretch from Paenibacillus sp. FSL H7-0737 harbors:
- the cysI gene encoding assimilatory sulfite reductase (NADPH) hemoprotein subunit, with the translated sequence MANNEKVKPIGGPPSDVEHIKSESNYLRGALVETLSNPITGGLPEDDNRLLKFHGSYMQDDRDLRNERERQKLEPAFQFMLRVVAPGGVATPEQWLVMDDLAQKYGNGTLRLTTRQAFQMHGVLKWNLKKTIRSINDTLMTTLAACGDVNRNVMSNPNPYQSEVHAEVYEWARKVSDHLSPRTPAYHEIWLDGEKVVDSLGDRAEVEPIYGPVYLPRKFKIGLAVPPSNDVDVFSQDLGFIAILENDKLVGFNVSVGGGMGMTHGDTSTYPQLGRIIGFCRPDQLIDVAEKTVTIQRDYGNRSVRKNARFKYTIDRHGLEWFVDELHERLGWQLEAAREYHFDHNGDRYGWVKGTNGKWNLTLYIQSGRIHDQEGYTLMTGLREIAKIHTGDFRLTPNQNLTIANVTTAKKRKVAELAKQHGLTDGAHLSALRRSSMSCVALPTCGLAMAEAERYLPSLIDKLELVLDEAGLRDEEIVIRMTGCPNGCARPALGEISFIGKGPGRYNMYLGAGFTGDRLNKMYKENIDEKEILETLEPILHRYSKERLHSEHFGDFVIRAGYVKVVSSGLNFHD
- a CDS encoding assimilatory sulfite reductase (NADPH) flavoprotein subunit; this encodes MQLQVTNSPFNENQVELLNRLLPTLTETQQIWLSGFLSAIGRTTAAAPAGAELQVPSNTIGNTEVGASVTSQPAASREVTILFGSQTGNCQRLAGSLSRKLEEQGFQVTLSAMNNFKPTALKKVENLLLLVSTHGEGEPPDNARIFHEFIYSKRAPQLENLRFSVLALGDTSYEFFCQTGKEFDQRLEELGGKPLSPRVDCDLDYDDSVAEWFEGVIGALNANLNAPAIAAKAVQAAEDAESQEPLYTRNNPFKAEVLENLNLNGRGSDRETRHLELSLEGSNIQFEPGDALGVYPENHPELVDAIIHTMGWNPNDKVPFNKKGDEGALREALLHHYEITVLTRPLLEQAAKLSASNKLSELLAPDRASELKAYIQGRDLLDLIQDFSPWEGPASSFVTILRKLPARLYSIASSYKANPDEVHLTVRAVRYEAHGRERYGVCSVHCAERVEPGDTLPIYIQHNPNFKLPTNPDAPIIMIGPGTGVAPFRSFLEERGELGAEGKSWLFYGDRHFVTDFLYQTDWQRMLKDGVLSKLDVAFSRDTEEKVYVQHRILQKSREVYEWLQEGAHIYVCGDEKYMAHDVHSALLTVIQSEGGLSPEAAAAYLEDMQQTQRYQRDVY
- a CDS encoding ATP-binding protein; the protein is MKKSNANHSIKNKYFRIIVLVFSLIFLMGTVFFIFINYEQDELSRERESLQYKADTISEMASTLNEVFFRARGFTLLKDENELKLLNAALVKFDQILDTYSNLNLSAEEALFRDGLKSFYVQYKNKTLPEAIRLVEADDYAALRVLSGDGITKSVNDFLTYTKEYRQRSDAALNTMAMDYIKRANEFTFIAFFFSTIILLFFTFMIWRILKNLINPILKLEGATHSLAAGEEILLGKLKHQDEIGRLYNAFLNMARSIQDKEEELMMQNEELHAQQDELQDQQYRLQRSLSEIESMMKALDQSSAVGILTDKGVFTYANDNLSKYTGYKNSEIIGFTYKLFELYNISREQMQKIFNKLYTGGVWSNELQILTKDGSPIWMHLTVVPYLNNEGVIYQYIFIAYDVTSMKSVQLELAETLKNTEQTKKMLELNNQLNHDITYTLDKHEFADKFIQFMHHLYSFDSSFFLLVKDKIAAVKGIPQENVERYLDNENNEMLYRLKTEKTYLIKRLATQSEQGISADEVYCYDFYTTVVNAEDEILAVFCGTRIGHSFSKEEINEVQGMMNRVALAIERLFMYEEIEHGRKLNRDIVNNVNEGIQFVSTEGVMLQMNKALCNIVNYDWIEGTLTPRKEWMDYFIERSNENHELRSFFEQAISEDALESSSMQYSIGTESKKHIDVYAIPVFRRELRIGTLFVYRDITREYELDLMKSDLVSTVSHELRTPLSSVLGFTELLLSKTMKPEKQLKYLETIHKEAKRLTELINDFLDLQRMESGKQQYITEHVNLSEIVLGVIDQYKLSSTHHVLLVDEALNAEVDVDKDKIVQVLTNLLSNAIKFSPSNNEVKVLLHNEPDHIIVRIQDNGLGIPKDQIGQLFQKFRRVDNSASKRIGGTGLGLAICKEIIEKQKGTIGIDSVEGEGTTVWFSLPILNAEASRQQDELNKWNADKELKPNVMIVEDDYSLSLLLSEELKGKGFRVTHHYHPQQAFDQALKTPFVAIVVDLMLGEELDGWDLIRMLKEDSRTENIPIVISSALDQSDKNQLNDVIQKYLTKPYPPGELSNTLEEIVKIKTGVGEVLFPESKKDL